A part of Pectinatus sottacetonis genomic DNA contains:
- a CDS encoding galactitol-1-phosphate 5-dehydrogenase, whose translation MRLHKIDRFTLDEVEKPKPQGNEILIRVEACGICGSDIPRVYELGTRVYPVTLGHEFSGVVCEVGNNDDKMLIGKKAAVFPIIPCMKCKSCQTGNYAECENYQYLGSRNDGGFAEYCLIPNKWHLVLSNDPEVSTDDLSLVEPATVAQHAIRKAGLTAGEKIVIIGAGPIGIMAARWAKIFGASEVALLEIDNAKISFAKECGLAVYNINDVDYIEKIINKLERVDVVIEGTGTSSGMNTAIELCRVFGKIVLMGNPHRDTVINLNNHSLILRKELNLIGIWNSYYAELPFNEWKYTVRQMDLGKLKVHDLITHRVSLDNLKQLFDKIYGKKIMICKAIYSASLNV comes from the coding sequence ATGCGATTGCATAAAATAGATAGATTCACATTAGATGAGGTAGAAAAACCTAAACCACAGGGGAATGAGATTTTAATTAGAGTTGAAGCATGTGGAATATGTGGATCTGATATACCACGTGTTTATGAATTGGGAACTAGAGTATATCCCGTGACACTAGGACATGAGTTTTCCGGAGTGGTTTGTGAAGTAGGTAATAATGATGATAAAATGCTTATTGGTAAAAAAGCAGCTGTTTTCCCCATTATTCCCTGTATGAAGTGCAAAAGTTGCCAAACTGGTAATTACGCAGAATGTGAAAATTATCAATATCTTGGTTCCAGAAATGATGGTGGGTTTGCTGAATATTGTTTAATACCAAACAAGTGGCATTTAGTTTTATCAAATGATCCAGAAGTTTCAACTGATGATTTATCACTAGTTGAGCCGGCCACTGTTGCACAACATGCTATACGTAAAGCTGGCCTAACCGCAGGTGAAAAAATTGTTATTATTGGAGCAGGACCTATTGGTATTATGGCGGCAAGATGGGCAAAAATTTTTGGTGCTTCTGAGGTGGCACTATTAGAAATTGATAATGCGAAAATATCTTTTGCTAAAGAATGTGGATTGGCCGTATATAATATAAATGATGTGGATTATATAGAAAAAATAATAAATAAATTAGAGCGTGTTGATGTTGTTATTGAAGGAACTGGCACATCATCTGGAATGAATACTGCTATAGAACTTTGCCGTGTATTTGGAAAAATTGTTTTAATGGGTAATCCACATCGTGATACAGTAATAAATTTAAATAATCATAGTTTGATTTTGCGCAAGGAATTAAATTTAATTGGTATATGGAATTCATATTATGCAGAATTACCATTTAATGAATGGAAATATACTGTTCGGCAAATGGACTTAGGTAAATTAAAAGTGCATGATTTAATTACGCATAGGGTATCTCTTGATAATTTAAAACAGTTGTTTGACAAAATTTATGGCAAGAAAATTATGATTTGTAAGGCAATTTATTCTGCAAGTTTAAATGTATAA
- the alsE gene encoding D-allulose 6-phosphate 3-epimerase, with translation MNIKFAPSLMCMDLMNVQQQIIILNKYCNYYHIDIMDGHFVKNLCLSIDFIKGLKNITNLPLDCHLMTTNPEEYINQLIDIGVDCISLHVETLNGQAFRLIEHIKQAGIKFGIVLNPETDINIAESYLHFVDLLTIMSVDPGFAGQKFIIESLDKVRRVRNLKNSKKYRYKIAVDGGCNEHTFRELTNAGTECFIVGGSGLFNLHSNIGTAYNMMLENYKKSCLVM, from the coding sequence ATGAATATTAAATTTGCCCCATCATTGATGTGTATGGATTTAATGAATGTACAGCAGCAAATTATTATTTTAAATAAATATTGTAATTACTATCATATTGATATAATGGATGGACATTTTGTTAAAAATTTATGTTTATCAATTGATTTTATAAAGGGATTAAAAAATATTACAAATTTACCGTTGGATTGTCATTTAATGACTACGAATCCGGAAGAGTATATTAATCAGCTCATAGATATTGGTGTTGATTGTATTTCATTGCATGTAGAAACTCTCAACGGGCAGGCATTTCGACTTATTGAGCATATTAAACAAGCAGGTATAAAATTTGGGATAGTATTAAATCCTGAGACTGATATAAATATAGCTGAATCATATTTACATTTCGTTGATTTACTTACAATTATGAGTGTTGATCCAGGTTTTGCAGGACAAAAATTTATTATTGAGTCTCTAGATAAAGTAAGACGAGTACGTAATTTAAAAAATAGTAAAAAATATAGATATAAAATTGCAGTAGATGGTGGATGTAATGAACATACGTTTAGAGAACTTACCAATGCTGGAACAGAGTGTTTTATTGTTGGTGGATCAGGGTTATTTAATTTGCACTCAAATATAGGTACTGCTTACAATATGATGCTTGAAAATTATAAAAAAAGTTGTCTGGTTATGTAA
- a CDS encoding uracil-DNA glycosylase, with amino-acid sequence MYSLKDLEAAVKSCTRCPLSETRHNVVFGEGSEENHIMFIGEGPGYNEDMKGRPFVGKSGQLFDKMLQSVGLTRKEIYIANIVKCRPPGNRNPSEEECERCINYLRWQVKFICPDIIVCLGAVAAKHILAKDFKITRSRGIWYQRGKFNIMATYHPSALLRDVNKKKDAWEDFQAIRNMYDEILQQNK; translated from the coding sequence GTGTATAGTTTAAAAGATCTTGAAGCAGCAGTAAAAAGCTGTACCAGATGTCCTTTGTCAGAAACACGGCATAATGTTGTATTTGGTGAAGGAAGTGAAGAAAATCATATTATGTTTATTGGCGAAGGGCCTGGCTATAATGAAGATATGAAAGGTCGGCCTTTTGTCGGAAAGTCAGGACAGCTGTTCGACAAGATGCTGCAGTCTGTGGGATTGACAAGAAAAGAAATTTATATTGCCAATATAGTGAAGTGCCGTCCACCGGGGAATCGGAACCCATCGGAAGAAGAATGTGAAAGGTGCATCAATTATCTGCGCTGGCAGGTAAAATTTATCTGTCCAGATATTATTGTCTGCCTGGGAGCTGTTGCGGCCAAACATATATTGGCAAAGGATTTTAAAATAACCCGCAGCCGGGGCATATGGTATCAAAGAGGAAAGTTTAATATAATGGCTACTTACCATCCTTCAGCGTTATTGCGTGATGTCAATAAAAAGAAAGATGCCTGGGAAGATTTTCAGGCGATAAGAAACATGTACGATGAGATATTGCAGCAGAATAAATAA
- the trpS gene encoding tryptophan--tRNA ligase: MAKIILTGDRPTGRLHIGHYVGSLRERVRLQNSGEYDKVFIMIADAQALTDNADNPEKVRQNIIEVALDYLACGLDPEKSVIFIQSQIPQLYELTAYYMNLVTVSRLQRNPTVKAEIQARDFEASIPVGFFTYPISQAADITAFQANTVPVGEDQMPMIEQTREIVRKFNMTYGEALTEPDILLPSNEVCQRLPGIDGKAKMSKSLDNCIYLSETADEIKKKVMNMYTDPDHIRVADPGKIEGNTVFTYLDAFCRKEHFGRYLPDYSSLDELKEHYQRGGLGDVKVKKFLYAVLLEYLKPIRARRTEFEKDIPAVYKMLEDGSRKAEAVAAQTLAAVKGAMRINYFSDVNLINEQAKRFKK, encoded by the coding sequence ATGGCAAAGATTATTTTAACAGGAGATAGACCAACCGGCAGATTACATATAGGGCATTATGTTGGTTCTTTGCGGGAACGTGTGAGATTACAGAATTCAGGTGAATATGATAAGGTCTTTATTATGATAGCCGATGCGCAGGCACTTACGGATAATGCGGATAATCCAGAAAAAGTGCGGCAAAATATTATTGAAGTAGCCCTTGATTATTTAGCCTGTGGACTTGACCCGGAAAAGTCGGTTATTTTTATACAATCGCAGATACCGCAGTTATATGAATTAACTGCCTATTATATGAATTTGGTTACGGTTTCCCGCCTGCAGAGAAATCCTACAGTTAAAGCGGAAATTCAGGCAAGAGATTTTGAAGCAAGTATTCCTGTGGGATTTTTTACTTATCCGATTAGTCAAGCGGCTGATATTACGGCTTTTCAAGCAAATACAGTGCCGGTTGGTGAAGATCAGATGCCGATGATAGAACAGACGAGGGAAATTGTAAGAAAGTTTAATATGACATATGGAGAGGCTTTAACGGAACCGGATATATTATTGCCGAGTAATGAAGTTTGTCAGCGATTGCCTGGTATTGATGGTAAGGCTAAGATGAGTAAATCACTTGATAATTGTATTTATTTATCGGAAACAGCAGATGAAATCAAAAAAAAGGTAATGAATATGTATACAGACCCTGATCATATTCGTGTTGCAGATCCGGGCAAAATAGAAGGAAATACAGTGTTTACATATTTGGATGCTTTTTGTCGCAAGGAACATTTTGGACGGTATCTTCCAGATTATAGTAGTCTTGATGAATTGAAGGAGCATTATCAGCGGGGCGGTTTGGGAGATGTTAAAGTTAAGAAATTCCTGTATGCGGTTTTGCTGGAATATTTGAAACCGATAAGAGCGCGCCGCACAGAGTTTGAAAAAGATATTCCGGCAGTTTATAAAATGTTGGAAGACGGCAGTCGTAAGGCAGAAGCCGTTGCGGCACAAACTCTGGCAGCTGTAAAAGGGGCAATGCGCATAAATTATTTTTCTGATGTAAATTTAATAAATGAACAGGCAAAGCGTTTTAAAAAATAA
- a CDS encoding C40 family peptidase translates to MQKNIIKVLCFVFCVCIFGTGAVMAAGITHYPPLRDPVFWQNKIVDKNKLVLTDEGKKSFNALVRQKSSCMVDLQTYPLTKSSDDVKNTINASAVFPDNAYDMSGQILTQDEKDAFTQNMNLAEMRGMQTLNMGVIVRHSNIRTMPTADPVYSSPYPSMFDMFQETAVDPGEAVIILHTSSDGKFYYVQMYNYSGWIETSNVAVVKDRQKWLDYVKPKSFLMVIGKSYIVKNGRENIFYQMGSRIPIVQKKTDGYIIMVPQRNTAGNLQEETMLVPRDNALYEGFLPYTRSNIIREAFQYLDEPYGWGGLRHSVDCSSFIANVYRTVGIYLPRNADQQENTYGTHFSFTGMSEAEIYEDILNNCKPGDALYMNGHVMLYLGQTNGIPYIIQALGSYTKTEDGSYSRQRILQVVVSDLSLHLSSGDSFAAALTSAVSFK, encoded by the coding sequence ATGCAAAAAAATATAATTAAGGTATTATGCTTTGTTTTTTGTGTATGCATTTTTGGTACAGGAGCAGTTATGGCCGCTGGGATCACGCATTATCCACCACTGCGTGATCCGGTTTTTTGGCAGAATAAGATAGTGGATAAAAATAAGCTGGTTTTAACGGATGAGGGTAAAAAATCGTTTAATGCATTAGTGAGGCAAAAGTCATCATGTATGGTTGACTTGCAGACATACCCATTAACAAAATCAAGTGACGATGTAAAAAATACAATTAATGCTTCTGCGGTGTTTCCAGATAATGCTTATGATATGTCAGGGCAGATTCTGACACAGGACGAGAAAGATGCTTTTACGCAGAATATGAATTTAGCAGAGATGCGGGGAATGCAGACTCTTAATATGGGAGTAATAGTGCGGCATAGTAACATAAGGACCATGCCAACAGCAGATCCGGTTTATTCTTCACCCTATCCAAGTATGTTTGATATGTTTCAGGAAACTGCGGTTGATCCAGGAGAGGCTGTAATTATTTTACATACAAGCAGTGATGGAAAATTTTATTATGTACAGATGTATAATTACAGCGGCTGGATTGAGACCAGTAATGTAGCAGTGGTAAAGGACAGGCAAAAGTGGCTTGATTATGTAAAGCCCAAAAGTTTTTTAATGGTAATCGGTAAATCGTATATAGTAAAGAATGGCAGGGAAAATATTTTTTATCAAATGGGAAGCCGTATTCCTATTGTTCAAAAGAAAACAGACGGTTATATCATTATGGTGCCGCAGCGTAATACGGCCGGTAATTTACAGGAAGAAACAATGTTAGTACCGAGGGATAATGCTCTATATGAAGGCTTTCTGCCATATACACGCAGTAATATTATCAGGGAAGCGTTTCAATATTTAGATGAACCATATGGCTGGGGTGGCTTAAGACATAGTGTGGATTGTTCCAGTTTTATTGCTAATGTTTATCGAACTGTTGGTATTTATTTGCCGCGTAATGCTGATCAGCAGGAAAATACATATGGAACGCATTTTTCTTTTACTGGAATGAGCGAAGCTGAGATATATGAGGATATATTAAATAACTGTAAGCCGGGAGATGCTCTTTACATGAATGGACATGTAATGCTGTATTTGGGACAGACAAATGGAATCCCTTATATTATCCAAGCTTTGGGAAGTTATACTAAAACAGAAGATGGCAGCTACAGCAGGCAAAGAATACTGCAGGTAGTAGTGAGTGATCTGTCACTTCATTTATCAAGCGGAGATAGTTTCGCTGCGGCATTGACCTCAGCAGTTTCTTTTAAATAA
- a CDS encoding GGDEF domain-containing protein, whose amino-acid sequence MAQFNNSDYYNYHWKNDIRNGIIFVTMVFILILLGAVHDIMLFYQKNITPNFINLLVYILRGLGLLLTIFLLLWFFKQRKKRASAKYAFYIFIWELSIISMCILSDITRPHTYYLSPITEMPVILSMYLIMPQYNRLYRIMPPILFSISSILICFSYKIPPQELGFGSLYMGIIFVNVVGIYFSEKNYSNEYRLFKYSNIDALTGLYNRRYLDDNLKKNWHFCAKQKNTLTVCLIDIDFFKNFNDSYGHLCGDKILRKIANVLKEKITFSNAFVARYGGEEIIIVLPSLSIKQGSLLAENIRKSIEAIYIRYQSNQKLQVTVSIGVSSIIPHTDCINPDILIKQADTALYLAKTKGRNKVIICS is encoded by the coding sequence ATTACTATAATTATCACTGGAAAAATGATATCCGAAACGGTATCATCTTTGTAACAATGGTTTTTATTTTAATACTTCTGGGCGCAGTGCATGATATAATGCTTTTCTATCAAAAAAATATTACCCCAAACTTTATAAATCTTTTAGTTTATATTTTACGCGGACTGGGATTACTTTTAACCATATTTCTTTTACTATGGTTTTTTAAGCAACGAAAAAAAAGAGCCAGTGCAAAATATGCTTTCTATATCTTTATATGGGAGCTTAGTATCATCAGTATGTGTATTTTATCCGATATAACACGTCCCCACACTTATTATCTTTCCCCTATAACCGAAATGCCAGTCATCTTATCAATGTATTTAATAATGCCCCAATATAACCGACTATATCGGATAATGCCGCCAATATTATTCAGTATTTCTTCCATTTTAATATGTTTTTCTTATAAAATTCCTCCCCAGGAGCTAGGTTTTGGCAGTTTATACATGGGTATAATATTTGTAAACGTAGTAGGAATTTATTTTTCCGAAAAAAATTATTCTAATGAATACCGCCTGTTTAAATATTCAAATATAGATGCCCTTACCGGCTTATATAATCGCCGTTATTTAGATGACAATCTGAAAAAGAACTGGCACTTTTGCGCAAAACAAAAAAATACACTAACAGTATGTCTAATTGACATTGATTTTTTTAAAAACTTTAATGACTCTTACGGTCACTTATGTGGTGATAAAATATTACGGAAAATAGCCAATGTTTTAAAAGAAAAAATTACATTTTCCAATGCTTTTGTTGCACGTTACGGTGGTGAAGAAATTATTATTGTGCTGCCTTCCCTCTCCATAAAACAAGGTAGTTTACTCGCTGAAAACATAAGAAAATCCATTGAAGCTATTTACATACGTTACCAATCTAATCAAAAGTTACAGGTAACTGTAAGTATTGGCGTTTCATCTATCATCCCGCATACTGACTGTATCAATCCTGATATTCTTATAAAGCAGGCAGACACTGCACTATATCTTGCAAAAACCAAAGGACGCAATAAAGTAATTATCTGCAGTTGA